One region of Roseicitreum antarcticum genomic DNA includes:
- a CDS encoding trimethylamine methyltransferase family protein, whose product MSDGSAGRRARGGGGAARRAERTAVSIETARYISRNIPNYEVLTPEALEIIETNAETLLAEIGVNFTDNPAALQVWRDAGADVQGERVRIPRGLARTLCATAPGTFTQHARNPARNVEIGGRNLVLAPVYGPPFVRDLAGGRRYATIADFRNFVRLGYMSKWLHHSGGTVCEPTDVAVNKRHLDMLLAHMTLSDKPFMGSVTEPSRAADSVEMCEILFGVDFMREHTVMTSLINVNSPMTFDGVMMGALEIYARAGQACILSPFIVGGAMAPTTVAGTLTQVLAEVLAGVAYSQLIRPGAPMIFGAFVTSIDMNSGAPTFGTPEAALITYGAGQLARRLGLPYRSSGAFCGSKLPDAQAAYETANSLNMGLLSGVNFMLHACGWLEGGLVASFEKFVMDADQLGALHHLARGVDMSENGQAMDAIAEVGPGGHYLGCAHTQANFKDAFWRSDLLDYKPFETWEDQGARDTQVLAAARVAKMLGDYQQPPLDEGIHQALIDFVARKKEAEPDAFG is encoded by the coding sequence ATGTCGGACGGATCAGCGGGACGTAGGGCGCGGGGCGGCGGCGGGGCGGCACGGCGGGCCGAACGCACCGCGGTCAGCATTGAGACCGCGCGCTACATCAGCCGAAACATTCCGAACTATGAGGTGCTGACGCCAGAGGCACTGGAAATCATCGAGACCAATGCCGAAACCCTGCTGGCCGAGATCGGTGTGAATTTCACGGACAACCCCGCCGCGCTGCAGGTCTGGCGTGATGCAGGCGCGGATGTGCAGGGCGAGCGGGTGCGCATCCCGCGCGGGCTGGCGCGCACGCTTTGCGCGACCGCACCCGGAACCTTCACTCAGCATGCCCGCAACCCAGCCAGGAATGTCGAAATCGGCGGGCGCAACCTGGTGCTGGCCCCGGTTTACGGCCCGCCCTTCGTGCGGGATCTGGCGGGGGGACGGCGCTATGCCACCATCGCGGATTTCCGGAACTTCGTGCGGCTGGGCTACATGTCGAAATGGCTGCACCATTCAGGTGGCACGGTATGCGAACCCACCGATGTGGCGGTGAACAAGCGCCATCTGGACATGTTGCTGGCCCATATGACGCTATCGGACAAGCCCTTCATGGGCTCGGTCACCGAACCGAGCCGTGCGGCGGATTCGGTTGAGATGTGCGAGATCCTGTTCGGCGTCGATTTCATGCGCGAGCACACCGTGATGACGAGCCTCATCAACGTGAACTCGCCCATGACGTTCGACGGTGTGATGATGGGCGCGCTGGAAATCTACGCCCGCGCCGGGCAGGCCTGCATCCTGTCTCCCTTCATCGTGGGCGGCGCGATGGCCCCCACCACAGTGGCGGGCACGTTGACGCAAGTGCTGGCCGAGGTTCTGGCGGGCGTAGCCTACAGCCAGTTGATACGCCCCGGCGCGCCCATGATTTTCGGGGCGTTTGTCACCTCGATCGACATGAATTCGGGCGCCCCAACCTTCGGAACGCCCGAGGCCGCGCTGATTACCTATGGGGCGGGTCAACTGGCGCGGCGGCTAGGTCTGCCCTACCGGTCATCGGGGGCGTTTTGCGGATCGAAACTGCCGGATGCACAGGCCGCCTATGAGACGGCAAATTCGCTGAACATGGGCCTGCTGTCAGGCGTGAACTTCATGCTGCACGCCTGCGGCTGGCTGGAGGGCGGGCTGGTCGCCAGCTTCGAGAAATTCGTGATGGATGCGGACCAGTTGGGCGCGCTCCACCATCTGGCACGCGGCGTGGATATGTCGGAAAATGGTCAGGCCATGGATGCGATTGCCGAGGTCGGACCCGGCGGGCATTACCTGGGCTGCGCGCATACACAGGCCAATTTCAAGGACGCCTTCTGGCGTAGCGACCTTCTGGACTACAAACCGTTCGAGACCTGGGAAGACCAGGGCGCGCGCGACACTCAGGTGCTGGCGGCGGCGCGGGTGGCGAAGATGCTGGGCGATTACCAACAACCTCCGCTGGACGAAGGCATTCACCAGGCCCTGATCGACTTTGTCGCACGCAAGAAAGAAGCAGAGCCAGACGCCTTCGGTTAG
- a CDS encoding DUF6477 family protein — protein sequence MTTAPIDLATLHRPRLLITAARFGLADYARTRDLRQALRCGVMTALPDARAAVDQLVVLEAMLEGLRVAHDAAYRPARHVAVLTALLAEWQVAYGAVDNVVALCAARDRVAAPAMRRAVGG from the coding sequence ATGACCACCGCGCCTATCGACCTTGCAACCCTGCACCGTCCCCGGTTGCTGATCACTGCCGCCCGCTTTGGGCTTGCTGACTATGCCCGCACACGGGATCTGCGGCAGGCCCTCCGCTGCGGTGTCATGACGGCGTTGCCCGATGCGCGCGCGGCGGTGGACCAGTTGGTAGTGCTGGAGGCGATGCTGGAAGGGCTGCGCGTCGCCCATGACGCGGCCTACCGACCTGCGCGTCACGTTGCGGTGCTGACGGCACTGCTGGCCGAATGGCAGGTTGCATATGGTGCGGTCGACAATGTGGTTGCGCTCTGCGCGGCGCGGGACCGCGTGGCGGCACCCGCGATGCGGCGCGCGGTGGGGGGCTGA